TCTCGGTTTCACTGACCCCATAGTGCAGCATGTCGCCGCCATAAAAGCCGATGATCCAGGCGATTATGATGATCGCGGCCATCAGCCAGTGCAGCAACTTCGATACCGGATTATACTCGTGTGAGGCCGGTGTGATTGAACCTGTATCTTGCATAGTCGTCCTGCTTGTATTGAGCCAATGCCGAACTCCTCCCGCTTTGATCGCATTGGTTTTCAAGCCGGCTTCTGCCGCGCCAGTAATGCCTTTGCGTCTCGCCTCCAGACGCTATTAACCCCCTCAGGATTCACATTGATTCTTATCAAGTTGGATAGCGCCAGGCTCCGTCCAGCCAAGATGAGGCGACGGGAATTCGTCGCAATGTCAGCGCTTTGACAAGGTTACCTGCAGGTGCCTCCGTGGCACCCGGACGCAGGCAGGCATAACGAGGAGCGGATCTAGCTGACGCGAACGCCCTGTCGCCAGACGCCACGCACAACGGGAATGCCGCCAACCATCTTGACCCGGACCAGATCGGCCCGCTTGCCAACGGCAATCTCGCCGCGATCGTGAAGCGATGCCGCCTTGGCTGGATTGCGCGTCACCGTTGCCAGCGCCTGCGGCAGCGTCAATCCGTCCACGCGCTGTGGCAGCACGAATGCCGCCTGCAACAGGGCGAACGGCACATAGTCAGAGCTCAGGATATCGAGCAAATTTGCACGCACCAGGTCGGTCGCCGAGATATTGCCCGAATGCGAACGGCCACGCACCACATTGGGGGCGCCCATCAGAATGGCGAGGCCCGCGTCATGCGCAGCGGAAGCCGCTTCCAAAGTGGTCGGGAATTCCGAAATGGCAACGCCATCCGAAACACCTTCCTCGACATGGAGCAGCGTCGTGTCGTCATGACTGGCCAGGGGCAGGTCGAGCTCTTTGGCCCGCGCGACGATGTGGGCGCGATTGGGCGCCGAATAGCGGTCGTGTTCGGCCTGGCGGGCGTCGAGATAGGCATCGAGCTCGGCCTGGCTGCGGCCCATTTTGTCCTTGTAGAAGCGCTTGTAGTCTTCCATCGACCGGAACTGCCGCTGGCCCGGCGTGTGATCCATCATCGAGGCCAGCCGGGTGTGTGCCAGTCCGGCATGAGCCTCGAACTGCTCGATCACATCCGAAGTTGGCAATTCGCAGCGCAGGTGGATGAAAT
This genomic window from uncultured Devosia sp. contains:
- a CDS encoding alpha-D-ribose 1-methylphosphonate 5-triphosphate diphosphatase; the encoded protein is MSETVFRNARMVLADEIVEGSLAVAGETISAVESGGSSQGVDFEGDYLIPGLVELHTDHLENHYRPRPGVFWDPVASLHAHDVQIAGSGITTVFDAVRIGSDPDLPDMGQHVEKLVGAIDAGRDGGWLRAEHFIHLRCELPTSDVIEQFEAHAGLAHTRLASMMDHTPGQRQFRSMEDYKRFYKDKMGRSQAELDAYLDARQAEHDRYSAPNRAHIVARAKELDLPLASHDDTTLLHVEEGVSDGVAISEFPTTLEAASAAHDAGLAILMGAPNVVRGRSHSGNISATDLVRANLLDILSSDYVPFALLQAAFVLPQRVDGLTLPQALATVTRNPAKAASLHDRGEIAVGKRADLVRVKMVGGIPVVRGVWRQGVRVS